tatttttattttataatattaatataatttcaaaaactttatttatatttttagatataaattaaatatttgggATATAGGTGGTCAAAAGACTCTTAGATCTTATTGGAGAAATTATTATGAAGAGAATGATGCAGTAATTTGGGTTATTGATAGTTCTGATATAAGAAGAATTGATGAttgtaaatttgaattaaaaaaattattagaagaagaggtaaataaatgaaatatataattatccTTATACAAAAGAttgaatatatatatatacttactctcaataataaataaattatagaAATTTGCAGGTGCatcatttttagtttttgcaAATAAACAAGATTTAGATGGTGCAATGACATCAGAAGAGATTTCAAAagtaatttgtttttttttttttttttataaaaaaaaaaacatctactaatattaataatattttaaattatagtaTTTAGATTTAGAACAATTAAATACTCATCATTGGGAGATCATGAGTTGTAGTGCTGTTACAGGTTTAGGTTTAGAAGAAGGTATAGATTGGGTTGTAAAAGATATCGTATCACGTTGTTTTGTTTTAgattaaaatcatcaaagaaaaaaagaaatagaaaaaaaaaaaaatcatgaTAGCATGGGTGAAAAGAGATATTTCACTTTGTGGATattaacaaaaaagaaaaataaattaaaataattatatttataaatatatggGAGGGGGGGAGTGAGAAgatacttttttaattttttattaatttattaattactttaatatgattattatttctaattggtaattttaaaacatctttaaaataaaataaaagttttaaattattaaattttaaagctaaagatattaaatcattaatcaTTACATTTGATATGGTTTTAGTGTAATTAAATGTTGGATTTAgttgatgaaaatatttgaaaactTCAATATTACCATATTTAGTAGCTGATTTACAAAAACCTTTAAATATAGTTTCacttgataaattatttggaaataaattattttcttttttattattattattattattattattattattattattattattattattattattattattattattattattattattattattattattattattattattattattatttaaattaccaaataaaccaacaaattttaaaagtttaatttgaaaagatgatgaatcaattgatatatattcatttatatattgaaataaattaaattcaaatgaatcattattattttcattaaaataagaaaatgaattataataccaatttataaatgataatcttttttgaattgttattatattAGTTTCACATTGAATTCTTTTAACAATCCAATGTTTTACAATTTGTTGTTCATTAAATTGTTGTAATggtattatattaattaaaaataatttaaattcttttaaattttttaaattaattttattaaatatatgcTGTAccatatcattatcattattatcattattattattactattattatttgataattttaataattctaaataataattaaaaattttgaatggGATTTGATTAAGTTTTGAAATTGCCTTTTTCATAATTTCAatcaattcattattattgaaatatagattattataataatgttgttgttgctgttgttgtagtttttgtctaataataaaatctacCAATTCTAAATTACCATTAGTAAATGAAAACTCTAAAAGTGttgataaaatttctttaatttcattattttctttaattattaaaatcatttttaaaaatataaattcaaatacataatttgatttaataaatttaactaattctttaaaattaattttatttataatttcattttcattttcattttcataaaaattattataaaatgattttattaattttaaatcattataaccaattaaaatattaaataaatgattaccacattgattttttaattttaaatatttaattgactgattaataaatttaatttttctatttttatcaataatattattattattatcatcgtTTTTACttagattttgaaaaattgattgattaattGATATGGTTTCAAAGgatttaatatcaaaaataCCAAATCTAAACAACGGTATATCtaaatcaatcattttatattttgatattaattgattaattaaatcattatcatcaccattatattttaaatgataaaatgagattgtattaattaaattacaattaaatggtaatatcattctaattaattttttaacccttaaatcatttattggGAATGATGATACTATTGATTTGTATTCAATTTCTGTGAATTTCATTTGCTTTAATTCAATCTCtgttaaaatttcaatattttttaaaacacttGATATCTTTTcaataaaatctttattttcaacaatattgttattgttattattatatttttcaattttttcattaatatcatttataaatgaatttaataaatttgtttgattataaattttttcaattatacaACATGTTttgtataaattaaataaggGTTCTGATAATATTCCAATTTttgatctaataataattgaatctagtttataattattattattatcaatatttttaaaatgatatttaattaaataatttgcaattttaaaattacataaattaattgaatttaataattgatctaTTTTCggtttataattataactaTTCATTAAAACTTTCAATGCAATCTTATTATcatgttgaattattaaatttattaaaaattttttaattattaactttggttgttgttgtatagttgagaaaaagaaatatgatttataattttcaaataaattttcataaaattttaaaattctataattattattattattattattattattattattattattatcaccattattaataattttatttgaaattaattcaatattaaataatgaatattttgAAGATTGTTCAATTGTAATTAAATTCATAATTTGATTAagttcattatcatcaccataATATTCAATGTCATTTGGTTTGTTTTGATCTTTAAATTTTGCGGAGGTGgtagtggttgtggttgtggttgttgatgatgttgatgatgttgatggtgatgatgtgattacattattaataatattaaatttattactaCTCCTATAAAGACTTGTATAATCTGTTGTGAATGGGAATACTAAATATTCtgaattattgattttatcaCTTAGTAAATTTATATAACCATTTTTTAACATCCAAAGAATTGAAATACATTGATTGTATCTATATGAACTACCAattcttttgtttttatttaaaaaattatttaatataattctctttaaaaaaatatttctcCATATTgaccaaaataatatttctccattaccattattatttttataattattcattttaattttaattttttttttttttttggttgtgattaaaaaaaaaaaaaaaaaaaaaaaatggtcagtaaaaaaaaaaaaaaaaaaatgaccagtaaaaaatttcaaataaaacccagaaattaattcaaataattgaatactttgttaattaaattttaatttaaaaataaaaagtctgataattaaaaaaaaagaaatttaaataataaaaaaaaaaaaaaagtttggtaaatttttttataaaaataaatactagtaatataatatatttatatattatttatttaatcgaACGATCGtaccccaaaaaaaaaaaaaaaaaaaaaaaaaaaatgaaaaaaaaaatagtttaaaatGGTGccattataaaaataatttttacatataataatcaaacacATTCAATgaaatttccaattttttttaaaaataaaaaaaataaaaaaaaaaaaaaaaaaaaaaaattaaaaaaacaaaatttgtCATATTCCGGAActattaatatcttttatttttttttatttttttttctgactAACAATACCAGAACACATAAAGAATTAATGAATtcttgaataaaaaaaaatggtttttttataaaagactcattttaattttaatttttttttcattcattttaaaataataaaaaacaaatataaaaacaaataaaaaaacaaatataaaaataaatataaaaacaaataaaaacaaataaaatgtcAAGTGTTTCAAGAAAAGTTTCAAATGTTGCAAAAGGTTATAAAACTAAAGATGGTGCAGGTGTATCACTTTTACGTGTTATTGGTGGACCTATCCCATCAAAATCAGTTGATCCATTCTTAATGTTAGATGCATTTAAATCAGAGAATCCAAATGATTATATTGCAGGTTTCCCATCACATCCACATAGAGGTCAACAAACTTTAACCTATATGATAGATGGTATAATGGAGCACAAAGATAACAAAGGAAATAAAGGATTACTAAAACCTGGTATGGTTCAAGTTATGAATGCTGCAAGAGGGtatgtttttaaatattattattaaaaaaaaaaaaaaaaaaaaaaaaaaaaaaaaataaatactaataattcaaaataataatatatatataaagtaTTATTCACTCAGAAATGCCAAAACAAGTTGAAGGTAAAATGTTTGGATTTCAATTTTGGTTAAATTTAGCAGCAGTCGATAAAATGTCAGATCCATGGTACAAAGATATTCCAGCAGAAGAGATTCCAGAAGTTATTACGAATGATAAAAAGGTTAGAGTTGTTGCAGGTCATTATGAAGGTGTTGAAGGTATTGTTAAAGGTTTACGTGTTAATCCAATCTTTTTAGATGTTACATTATCACCAAACACTAAATTCTCTGTAGATATACCAAATTTCGATCATAATTCATTTGTTTATGTTTTCGAAGGTGAAGGTAAATTCGGTCCAGAAGGATATGAAAAAGTTGTAGCTGATCAACATATTGGTGTTTTAGAGAATAAAGACAGAGTtacaattaatgataatgaaattacaCCAAATAAATTAGATGCAATCGCAGGTGAAAATGGTGTTAGattcttatttttatcagCAAAACCATTACGTGAACCAATTGTCCAACATGGTCCATTCGTTATGAATAcacaaaaagaaattcaacaGGCTTTTTTTGATTACCAAATGGGtagattttaattaatcaccttttttataaaaaaaaaaaataataataaagattaaaaaaaaaaaaattgtactATAATTAATGTAAAGTGGTTATTAAATTAACCCCCCAATTAAACATTTATACTGttgaattagaaaaaaaaataataaaataaaataaataataaaatcttttaaattcaatgaaattaaaacataaaaagCAATAATATGATTGTTATATtattgtatatatatatggttattaaaaaaaaaaagttttatttttattttaatattgttttttatgtttaaaaaaaaaatgttaagtgaatctttttttgatcgatcgagaaaaaaaaattaattaaaatggtAAGTTACCAAGAACTTTTGGTAATTGGactgatgattttaattttaattgtttagaaTTTGGTTGATTTAAACAAATACTTGGTAATTGGAAGTATGCTGAGTCAGCAGATGGattgtaatagtaatagtttgTTAATGTATATCCACTTGGTGTATTGTTGATATTTTCGGTTGAGCCAGAGATTAATGAACAATCTGATTTATCTACAAGGAGACCGACATTTGAAGAGTTACCTAAATCACCTGGATTTACTGAAAACATATCACATTGAACAGTACCTAATTCGAAATCACCAACATACTTTAATCCTTCAAGTGATGGAGTAGAGTATGATAATGGTTGTTGGAAACAATAATCAGTACCATTTACATTAACACTAACGTATTGTGTACTATTACTACCGAAACCCCAGAGATTACCTTTTGTTTTTGTATTACCATTATCGAATAAAAAGTCAACATACAATTGTTCACCAGCCAAATCAATATTCATAAAACCAGATTCAAGGAAAGATGATTGTTGGATACCACTTGGAGTTGGATAATTTCCATTAAAACTTAACATAACATAAGAACTTGAATAACCTGTTGGAAGTTGGCCACTTGAAGTAAAACATTGTTGTTGACCTacttgattttcaatttttgagtaatcaattttatttgtaccCATACTAAATGATTTACAACAATTTAATGCAACTGTCAttactaaaattaaagataataataatttcattctttaatttttttatttatttattttatttaatttttaaaattttttatttgttttatttatttattttaaattatttgtttaataaaaaaaaaaaaaaaaaaaaattatttatactaatttttttttatgggtatccgataatattttaaaaaatatattcgAAAATATTTACCTATAAATTATCCTGGAAAATGATATATTTTATTGCCTGGTCATGATGTCAAGAGGACTTgcaaaaattgatttatttgaattatctcatttatttacaaaatatcGGATCAAAAGTTTTTtcgaaaatttaaataaaaaccgtaatagaattatttttatatatcaaAGGAATATTTTTatggtaaataaaaaaaattaaaaaggaaTGTCAGAGAACCTATCTCagaaaaatgatttttttatttggatattttataaaaaaaaaaaaatatctcaaaatatttttttaaaaaaaaaacccaggCAGTGATATCATAATCTTAACAAAAGATTGTTAGCCTGGTActaaatttattgaaaaataaataaataaaaaaaaatagaattttaaatgtttacaattatttatttgtagttcgagaaaaaaaaaaaaaaaaaaaaattaatttaaatcatcaaaaagTGTTTGTAactctaaaaaaataattaaataaaaataaataaagtaaaatataaaaaaaataaaaaaaaaattaaaacaccttccaaaaaaattaaagttaaaaCACCTTcagttaattaattttaataataataattaaaaaaaaaaaaaagacgaaaaagacaaaaaaaaaaaaaaaaaaaaaaatgaaaacatttgggtaaaaaaaaaaatatcccaaaaataaattggaaTTCTGgaataagatttttttttattttttattttttattttttttatttttttttataattagcAATACCAGAACGTACAGGGAATTCATGAATaagataatgattttttataaagactcatttttattttttttattcattttaaaaaaaaaataaaaaaaaacaaaacaaatataaacaaatataaaactaataaaaataactaatattaaataaaatgtcaAGCATTTCAAGAAAAGTTTAAAATGTTGCAAAAGGTTATAAAACTAAAGATGGCGCAGGTGTATCACTTTTACGTGTTATTGGTGGACCTATCCCATCAAAATCAGTTGATCCATTCTTAATGTTAGATGCATTTAAATCAGAGAATCCAAATGATTATATTGCAGGTTTCCCATCACATCCACATAGAGGTCAACAAACTTTAACCTATATGATAGATGGTATAATGGAGCACAAAGATAACAAAGGAAATAAAGGATTACTAAAACCTGGTATGGTTCAAGTTATGAATGCTGCAAGAGGTGAAGGTAAATTCGGTCCAGAAGGTTATGAAAAAGTTGTAGCTGATCAACATATTGGTGTTTTAGAGAATAAAGATAGGGTcacaattaatgataatgaaattacaCCAAATAAATTAGATGGAATCGCAGGTGAAAATGGTGTTAGATTCCTCTTTTTATCAGCAAAACCATTACGTGAACCAATCGTTCAACATGGTCCATTCGTTATGAATAcacaaaaagaaattcaacaAGCTTTTTTTGACTACGAAATGGGtagattttaattaatcaccttttttataaaaaaaaaaataataataataaagattaaaaaaaaaaattgtattataattaatgtAATATGGTTATTAGATTATTAAC
This region of Dictyostelium discoideum AX4 chromosome 3 chromosome, whole genome shotgun sequence genomic DNA includes:
- the arl2 gene encoding ADP-ribosylation factor-like protein — encoded protein: MGLLTVLKKLKQKEKELRILMLGLDNAGKTTILKKFNGEDISTISPTLGFNIQTLMYKEYKLNIWDIGGQKTLRSYWRNYYEENDAVIWVIDSSDIRRIDDCKFELKKLLEEEKFAGASFLVFANKQDLDGAMTSEEISKYLDLEQLNTHHWEIMSCSAVTGLGLEEGIDWVVKDIVSRCFVLD
- a CDS encoding pirin family protein, with protein sequence MSSVSRKVSNVAKGYKTKDGAGVSLLRVIGGPIPSKSVDPFLMLDAFKSENPNDYIAGFPSHPHRGQQTLTYMIDGIMEHKDNKGNKGLLKPGMVQVMNAARGIIHSEMPKQVEGKMFGFQFWLNLAAVDKMSDPWYKDIPAEEIPEVITNDKKVRVVAGHYEGVEGIVKGLRVNPIFLDVTLSPNTKFSVDIPNFDHNSFVYVFEGEGKFGPEGYEKVVADQHIGVLENKDRVTINDNEITPNKLDAIAGENGVRFLFLSAKPLREPIVQHGPFVMNTQKEIQQAFFDYQMGRF